The following are encoded in a window of Manduca sexta isolate Smith_Timp_Sample1 chromosome 16, JHU_Msex_v1.0, whole genome shotgun sequence genomic DNA:
- the LOC115446500 gene encoding GTP-binding protein Rit2, translating to MAGEAAGTSRGLRVYKIVVLGDGGVGKSAVTLQFVSHSFLDYHDPTIEDSYQQQAVIDGEPALLDILDTAGQVEFTAMREQYMRCGEGFVLCYSVTDRRSFRAAAEYRRLLAQARPSERLPLVLVGNKLDLAPRFRQVTTEEGKALATQLGCPFYETSAALRHFVDDAFHALVREIRRLERQRQSSIMGTGISTSGGRRRWRRLRSIFALVFRRRRRHHTSP from the exons ATGGCGGGCGAGGCTGCGGGCACGTCGCGCGGCCTACGCGTCTACAAGATCGTGGTGCTGGGCGACGGCGGGGTCGGCAAGTCTGCGGTCACGCTGCAGTTCGTCAGCCACAGCTTCTTGGACTACCATGACCCGACTATAG agGATTCTTACCAGCAACAGGCTGTTATAGATGGAGAACCAGCTCTGCTGGACATACTGGACACAGCTGGACAG GTGGAGTTCACAGCGATGCGCGAGCAGTACATGCGGTGCGGCGAGGGGTTCGTGCTGTGCTACTCAGTGACGGACCGGCGCTCGTTCCGCGCGGCCGCCGAGTACCGCCGGCTGCTTGCGCAGGCGCGGCCCTCGGAGCGGCTGCCGCTCGTGCTCGTCGGGAACAAACTAGACTTGGCGCCCAGGTTTAGACAG GTAACGACAGAGGAAGGCAAGGCGTTGGCGACCCAGCTGGGATGTCCCTTCTATGAGACGTCGGCGGCGCTGCGACACTTCGTCGATGACGCCTTCCACGCGCTCGTCAGGGAGATACGACGGCTGGAGAGGCAAAGACAG tcatCGATAATGGGCACTGGTATATCGACGAGCGGCGGACGTCGTCGCTGGCGGCGCTTGCGCAGCATTTTCGCGCTCGTAttccgccgccgccgccgacacCACACCTCGCCCTAG
- the LOC119189522 gene encoding atrial natriuretic peptide receptor 1-like, producing the protein MHFVQLSCMFLFYPVLTGSVLNKTVYKVGVLMASRLDSPFDLERCGPAVDLALNKVNEKFLAHHGIELQKVQGSYPSCSGAVAPGLAADMHFKDDVIAFIGPACAFALEPVARLAAYWNTPIITGMGDQGYIFEPFAQFKAY; encoded by the exons ATGCATTTCGTACAACTATCCTGCATGTTCCTGTTCTATCCGGTTTTGACCGGTTCCGTGTTGAACAAGACAGTGTATAAAGTTGGGGTGCTAATGGCGTCCCGGCTGGACTCCCCTTTCGACCTGGAGAGATGCGGTCCAGCGGTAGACCTGGCCTTGAACAAAGTTAATGAGAAGTTCCTGGCGCATCATGGCATTGAACTTCAGAAGGTGCAGGGCAG CTACCCATCATGTTCCGGGGCCGTGGCACCAGGGCTGGCAGCTGATATGCACTTCAAAGATGACGTCATCGCGTTCATCGGACCGGCGTGCGCGTTCGCCCTGGAGCCAGTCGCGAGGCTCGCGGCTTACTGGAACACGCCGATCATCACCGGCATGGGCGACCAG GGGTACATCTTCGAGCCATTTGCGCAATTCAAGGCCTATTAG
- the LOC115446518 gene encoding protein ATP6V1FNB translates to MSYEFHVDAMKRSLRRNRWWYQANIMKVLQDCKEKGVRDIETSVALAEQLFAILEQPVAKATPVPSHDLEPFEKDDLMKPVEPEVLNLLYGSTDKGAAEIYFKARTKKAPEDKYYFRIATNWDYGWQQKQSRQRARDVNRGRCAILRDTFYRKNNLAPDPQHYSQPAGGEISICSEYSCSFN, encoded by the exons ATGTCCTACGAATTCCACGTGGATGCAATGAAAAGATCCCTCCGACGCAATAGATGGTGGTATCAAGCTAACATAATGAAAGTGCTGCAGGATTGTAAAGAAAAAGGAGTGAGAGACATTGAGACATCAGTTGCACTTGCCGAGCAATTGTTTGCG atATTAGAGCAGCCTGTAGCTAAAGCCACTCCAGTACCATCGCACGATCTAGAGCCCTTCGAAAAGGACGACTTGATGAAACCCGTCGAACCTGAAGTGTTGAACTTACTATACGGGAGTACAGATAAAGGGGCCGCTGAGATATACTTTAAGGCTAGGACCAAAAAGGCGCCGGAGGATAA GTACTATTTCCGAATCGCAACGAATTGGGACTACGGCTGGCAACAGAAGCAGTCGCGGCAGCGTGCGCGCGACGTCAACAGAGGGCGCTGCGCCATCCTGCGGGACACGTTCTACCGGAAGAACAACCTCGCGCCAGACCCGCAGCACTACAGCCAGCCCGCTGGCGGAGAAATATCTATCTGCAGCGAGTACTCTTGCAGCTTCAACTGA
- the LOC115446499 gene encoding WD repeat-containing protein 91 has translation MAHIQFVDELVREYLLYRGFTSTVKAFDNDLKADKDKGFRVDKIIEQIMHYINTSDLNGLKEYWSHLDSLVFSKLEIHVQPAVRKIEYSLYKLYIVTASQSAGGVKNEKVAEFYVKMIPELQGQSEWKDWFILPFISKPEETPTFSMYYTRAWQDSVLVSLHNLLATVFQCMPQPTLTSYESDAALVKRLQDKLAVVSGKTQQQTAEKTSPIGHQSRLSQYSERLSGPLPLVDDFCAVPSEQLDSGVREAKGLRGLLRQMGGSPVMGRKSGRSQSQN, from the exons ATGGCTCATATTCAGTTTGTGGATGAATTAGTAAGAGAATATTTATTGTACCGAGGATTCACATCTACTGTAAAGGCGTTTGACAACGATTTAAAGGCTGATAAAGACAAAGGATTTCGAGTGGACAAAATAATCGAACAAATAATGCACTATATTAATACTTCAGATTTAAATGGTCTGAAGGAGTACTGGTCACATCTCGATAGTTTGGTGTTTTCCAAATTAGAGATCCATGTGCAACCTG cTGTACGTAAAATAGAATACAGTCTATACAAACTATACATAGTAACTGCATCACAGAGTGCTGGAGGCGTGAAGAATGAGAAGGTTGCAGAGTTTTACGTTAAGATGATACCGGAACTGCAAGGCCAGAGCGAGTGGAAGGACTGGTTCA TTCTACCCTTCATATCAAAGCCCGAAGAGACTCCGACGTTCAGCATGTATTACACGCGCGCATGGCAAGACAGCGTGCTCGTCTCCCTGCACAACCTGCTGGCCACAGTGTTTCAATGCATGCCCCAACCCACGTTGACGAGCTACGAAAGTGATGCTGCGTTGGTCAAGCGGTTGCAGGATAAGTTGGCTGTTGTGTCTGGAAAG ACCCAACAACAAACAGCAGAAAAAACTTCACCAATCGGACATCAATCGCGGTTAAGTCAATATTCAGAGCGTCTCAGTGGACCGTTACCTTTAGTGGATGACTTCTGCGCGGTACCCTCGGAGCAGTTAGACAGCGGAGTCAGAGAAGCTAAGGGACTCCGCGGTCTCCTTCGACAGATGGGAGGCAGTCCCGTCATGGGCAGGAAATCCGGCCGTTCGCAAAgccaaaattaa